In Thermobaculum terrenum ATCC BAA-798, the DNA window TCCACGTAGGGATCGCGATCGGGAAGTTCCAGGGAGTTATAGCTGCTACGACGCCCACTGGGTCCCTGACTGCCATCTGAAACTTATTAGGCATCTCCGAAGGAGTGGTAACGCCGAAGAGCCTCCTGCCCTCTCCACCCACGTAGAAGGCCATATCTATGCCTTCCTGCACGTCTCCCCTAGCCTCTGTCAGAACCTTCCCCATCTCCTGAGTCATAAGTCTGGCCAGATCTTCTTTGCGTTCTTTCAGGATGCGACCGACCTCATAGAGTATTTCTCCCCGTCTAGGTGCAGGATATAGCCTCCACTTATCGAAGGCTCTGCGCGCCGCCTGTACCGCTTTATCTACGTCTTCTCTGGAAGACTTGGCCAGGACCGCTACCACTTCCCCATTGGCGGGGTTTATGCTCTTGAAGGTTTCCCCTGTGGATGAAGGTACCCACTTGCCGTCGATGTAGTTCATGTACTCTCTCATAACCCTTTTTACCTCCACATACCGCCTCTAGCAGCCGGATTATAACACTATCCGTCATGCCAGTTTGTTGCTTTGGATCAAGATTGCAACTATCATGTTTGTTAGAGAGCAGGAGTTTTCTCCGATGAGACGAAGGCGTAAGTCGCGCTTTGCAAACTCAATGGAAGAGAGGTTTGCCGCTATATTGGATCTCCTGCGCCTTCGGTGGCAGTATGAACCTCACACATTCGTCCTCCGCCGCAGATTTGATGGATCTCCTATGGTAGCCTTTACGCCTGACTTTTACCTTGAAGAGTTCGATCTCTACGTGGAGCTCACCATGCACAAACGTAGATTGGTAACTCTGAAGAACCGGAAGGTCAGGCTAATGCGTGAGAAATACCCGGAGCATAACATCAGGTTGCTTTATCTGCACGACTGTCTGTCTCTAATCCGACCTGTGAGATCCTACAAGGAGAGGGAGAAAGTCCTTCGTAGGCTTATTCCCTGGGCATCCCAGGAGCACTACGATCGCGTTAGGTGGCACAGGAGGTTAGTTAGGCGAGTATCATCATCTGGACGTGTCCACTTCCTGGGTAAGGTTCTGTCTTTGGGGGCAGATTGGGCGGGCAAGGAATGCATTATATGGGTCTATTCGGACCACCTGGATATAGAAATTGAGGGCAGGACAATAGCCTCTCTGGAATGCGCATACGACAATCGCAAGGATAAATTACTGCAAGTCCAGTCTAAGGTCCTTATAGATAATGAGCCCCTGGAGGGTAATCTTCTCCCCGCAGGTAGAAGAATCCTATCCCTAGTGCAAGAGGATACGGGCAATGCGAGCCATGGCTTGGTTCGCTGCTACGCACAGGCCAGCTTTCAACTGTTTTAGGTTTTATGCTTGTTTTACGCTTGCTGTTGATCTTTTTGCGGCCAATTTAGATAAGAAAACTATACTCCTTTTCAGTCAATGAAGAAACAAGCAGTTGGACTGGAAAGGGGTTGGAAATGATCGGATTTTACTTTATTTATCCGCTAATTGCTATGCTGTTCCTCTTTTGGCTGTTCTACACCCCCAGCAGACCGTCCTACTAGAAGCAAGATAGGAGCGGGAGGAGGTCAACCCTCCTCCCGCTATGGGGTCGGTTAGTGGGTCTGCTGAGGTGGTGTCTTCTCCCTGTAACCCTCTACTATGTCCTTAGCCGGGCTTACTACCGCTAGGTCGTTCACAACGGTCTTTACCCCAGGCATACCCTTTACAAGCTTCTCAGCTCTAAGCCTTTCGTTCTCTGTGTGGACCGTGCCGCGCAGGAAGACCGTACCACCCACCTCGGCCTCGACCTCTATTGCGTGCTCCTTGAGCTTATCATCATCAAGGATCTTGTTAATTACCTGCCTCATCAACCCCAGATCGTGATTGCCAGTCTCCTTGAGCTTTTCACCTTCTGGCACTACTGAGATCTCGTTGATGACCTCAGTTACTCCTCGCACCCGCGACGCGATAAGCTCCGCTCGGTGCCTCAGGTTCTCCCGGGGCACTGATCCTCTAAGGTACACCACCCCGCCTGGCTCAGCATTTACATTGAGTCTGGGCAGTCTTCCTATTACTGGA includes these proteins:
- a CDS encoding BON domain-containing protein; the protein is MARINVKVPEIRWETQRVKIPEANGKLGLPQNIGKSLETMISRRSQPPKVDNKSRLIFLGIGAVLGAIAGLLFAPRTGRATRSYILQKGQRYLRVTSRQANRTLRYTSHMVTGKARALYYRVAQKTDYDLTPETIEHRVETRLGEDPVIGRLPRLNVNAEPGGVVYLRGSVPRENLRHRAELIASRVRGVTEVINEISVVPEGEKLKETGNHDLGLMRQVINKILDDDKLKEHAIEVEAEVGGTVFLRGTVHTENERLRAEKLVKGMPGVKTVVNDLAVVSPAKDIVEGYREKTPPQQTH